In Stegostoma tigrinum isolate sSteTig4 chromosome 35, sSteTig4.hap1, whole genome shotgun sequence, one genomic interval encodes:
- the swsap1 gene encoding ATPase SWSAP1 — protein MAEVLLHVLCSHSEAESRIDIAKGWGARDLGACLLLGEESPGRRSLLFLAAAEAAGQWGKRVLFLSPSPVQALPAPLLLLEPGSLRRIQFAYPRTAGGLLEALACLHESPRSLLPSLLLLDGLDRYLQGCGQDTPQQAARIAALLRDSACWLSEKLQPGTECQVIATLKAPIQEDNAADPFLPIIERYIPVKCTVREELCKPDGAQRYLISFSGMGTNEAEGPSVSQNVEDCTWELLYEADKASRIRLVPSEQRENKMIEGLEGGPTN, from the exons ATGGCGGAGGTTTTGTTGCATGTTCTCTGCTCTCACAGCGAGGCAGAGAGCAGGATTGATATAGCCAAGGGTTGGGGAGCCAGGGACCTAGGGGCTTGCCTGCTGCTGGGTGAGGAGTCCCCTGGGAGGAGATCCCTCCTGTTCCTGGCGGCGGCCGAAGCCGCAGGCCAGTGGGGGAAGCGAGTGCTCTTCCTCTCCCCGAGCCCGGTGCAGGCGCTGCCCGCCCCGCTGCTGCTGCTGGAGCCCGGTAGCCTCCGGAGGATTCAGTTCGCCTACCCCAGGACGGCGGGGGGGCTGCTGGAAGCGTTAGCGTGCTTGCATGAGAGCCCCCGCAGCCTGCTGCCCTCTCTGCTCTTGCTGGACGGGCTGGACCGGTACTTGCAGGGCTGCGGGCAGGACACGCCTCAGCAAGCGGCCAGGATCGCTGCCCTGCTCCGGGACAGTGCCTGCTGGCTCAGTGAGAAACTACAGCCCGGTACAGAGTGTCAGGTCATTGCAACACTGAAG GCTCCGATTCAAGAAGACAATGCGGCAGATCCGTTCCTGCCTATTATCGAGCGCTACATTCCAGTGAAGTGCACGGTGAGAGAGGAGCTGTGCAAACCAGACGGGGCCCAGCGTTATCTCATATCCTTCTCGGGGATGGGGACCAATGAGGCCGAAGGGCCTTCTGTATCGCAAAATGTGGAGGACTGTACCTGGGAACTGCTCTACGAGGCTGATAAAGCATCAAGAATCCGTCTTGTACCTAGTGAACAGAGGGAAAACAAAATGATTGAGGGATTAGAGGGAGGGCCCACCAACTAA